A region from the Benincasa hispida cultivar B227 chromosome 10, ASM972705v1, whole genome shotgun sequence genome encodes:
- the LOC120088575 gene encoding transmembrane protein 45B-like — protein MGTLVGHVAPGFGFFIIGLWHLFNNTKIEARNNDPPNTVKFLSWFPTSRFKYLEPCLIMVGASASIAMELFIGPQQHQPFDTDGTIPSYHLHNFEHSNISMTFFVFAAFCVVLDRLRPKAYFELTQFVGGVAFGQELLLFHLHSADHMGPEGQYHLLLQLLVFVSFATTLLGIAFPTSFLVAFVRSLSIVFQGLWLMLMGFALWTPSFIPKGCFMHLEDGHKVVRCAGEEPLQRAKALINLQFSWLLIALTIFALSFHLLLLKLYQQETPKNAAHYFSLMTDDEEKALEAAASTKLTPYDVASRSFIQMGHKFTETDMER, from the exons ATGGGGACTTTAGTGGGTCATGTAGCGCCCGGGTTTGGGTTCTTCATCATTGGCCTATGGCATCTCTTCAACAATACCAAAATCGAAGCTCGTAACAACGATCCTCCAAATACCGTTAAATTCCTCTCATGGTTCCCCACTTCAAGATTCAAGTACTTAGAGCCGTGTCTGATCATGGTTGGCGCCTCGGCCTCCATAGCCATGGAGTTATTCATCGGCCCACAACAGCACCAGCCGTTCGACACGGACGGCACCATCCCTTCCTACCATCTCCACAACTTCGAACACTCCAACATTTCCATGACTTTCTTTGTGTTTGCTGCCTTTTGCGTTGTTTTGGATCGGCTTCGTCCGAAAGCTTATTTTGAGCTGACACAGTTTGTTGGGGGTGTGGCTTTTGGGCAAGAGCTTCTCTTGTTTCACCTTCACTCGGCTGACCATATGGGCCCTGAAGGACAATACCACTTGCTTCTTCAGCTTCTTGTGTTTGTGTCTTTTGCCACAACTCTCCTTGGGATTGCTTTTCCCACTAGCTTCTTGGTGGCGTTTGTGAGATCTCTTAGCATTGTTTTTCAAGGCCTTTGGCTTATGCTCATGGGCTTCGCGCTTTGGACTCCTTCTTTCATTCCTAAAG GTTGCTTTATGCACTTGGAAGATGGGCACAAGGTGGTGCGTTGCGCCGGGGAGGAGCCACTTCAGCGAGCCAAGGCGCTGATCAACCTTCAGTTCAGCTGGCTGTTAATTGCACTCACCATTTTCGCTTTATCATTTCATTTGCTTCTGCTTAAACTATACCAACAAGAAACGCCCAAGAACGCCGCCCACTACTTTTCATTAATGACCGACGACGAAGAAAAAGCATTAGAAGCAGCTGCCTCAACAAAACTAACACCATACGACGTCGCTTCCAGGAGTTTCATTCAAATGGGCCACAAGTTCACGGAAACGGACATGGAAAGGTAG